The DNA window CGTGGAGGGGGAGCTGGAGATCGGGCCCACCGGCCGGGTGGAGGGGGAGAGGGTGGAAGCCGAGGCCGTGCAGATCCATGGGGAGGTTAGGGCCGATCTGGCGGCGGGCCGGGTAGCCCTCTCAAAGACCGCCCGGCTTACCGGGACGGTGCGGGCCAGGGTCTTGGAAATGGAGGCGGGGGCGATCTTCGTTGGCCAGGCCCTGGCCGGGGAGAGTCGGGCCCTCGAGGCCCCCAAGGAGGCGTGAATGGCCCTGGATAGGCTTTTCCGAAGGAAGCGCCCAAGCGGGGAGAACCGCGACGTTCCTGAGCTTTGGACCAAGTGCGAGGCCTGCGGGGCCCAGCTTTACAAGAAGGAGTTCAAGGAAAACCTCTACGTTTGTCCCAGGTGCGGCCACCACCACCGCATGCCTGCCTTGGAACGGGTGGAGATGTTGGCCGATCCCGGGACCTTCCAGGAAATCACCCGGCTGAAGCCCCAGGATCCCTTGGGGTTTGTGGACACCAAGCCCTACGCCGAGCGCCTTAAGGCTTACCAGGCAGAAACGGGGCGAAGCGATGCCATCCTGGGGGGGAGGTGCGCCATCGGGGGGGTGCCGGCGGTCCTTTTCGTCATGGACTACGCCTTCGCCGGGGGTTCCATGGGAAGCGTGGTGGGGGAAGAAATCGCCCGGGGAGCGGAGCGGGCGGCGGAGGAGGGACGGGCCCTCGTCATCGTGGCCGCCTCGGGAGGGGCGAGGATGCAGGAGGCTGCCCTTTCCCTCATGCAGATGGCCAAGACGGTGATGAGCCTGGACCTGCTCTGGGCCAAGCGTCTCCCCTACGTTTCCGTCCTCACCGACCCCACCACAGGGGGAGTGACGGCGAGCTTCGCCGCCCTGGCCGACGTGATCTTTGCCGAGCCCGGGGCCCTGATCGGCTTCGCCGGCCCCCGGGTAATCCGCCAGACCATCCGCCAGGAGCTGCCCGAGGGCTTCCAGCGCTCGGAGTTCCTCCTCGCCCACGGGATGGTGGACCGGGTCACCGACCGCAGGAAGCTGAAGGGGGAGCTGACCCAGGTCCTCCGCCATCTGCACCCGGGAGTGCCCTATGCCCCTGGAGTTTGAGAAGCCCATCCTGGAGCTAGAAAAACGCATTCAGGAGCTCAGGGAGACCGCCAAGGCCACGGGGGTGGACCTGGGGGCGGAGATCCGCCTCCTGGAGGAGCGCCTGGAGCGCTTGAAGAAGGAGACCTACGAGAACCTCACCCCCTGGCAGCGGGTGCAGCTCGCCCGCGCCCCCGGTAGGCCCACCACCCTGGACGTCCTGGAGAAAGCTTTCCAGGACTTCATAGAGCTCCACGGGGACCGGACCTTCGCCGACGATCCCGCCATCGTGGGGGGGCTCGCCTACCTCGAGGGCCAGAAGGTGGTGGTGGTGGGCCACCAGAAGGGCCGGGACACCAAGGAGAACCTGCGGCGCAACTTCGGCATGCCCCACCCCGAGGGGTACCGCAAGGCCATGCGCCTCATGGACCTGGCGGACCGCTTCGGCTACCCCTTCCTGAGCTTCGTGGACACCCCTGGGGCCTACCCGGGGGTGTCCGCGGAGGAGCGGGGCCAGGCCTGGGCCATCGCCCAAAGCCTCCAGCGCATGAGCCGCCTTAGGGTGCCCACGGTGGCCCTCATCCTGGGGGAGGGAGGAAGCGGGGGGGCCCTGGCCATCGCCGTGGCCAACCGGGTCCTCATCATGGAAAACGCCTGGTACTCGGTCATCAGCCCGGAGTCGTGCGCCGCCATCCTCTGGCGGGACGCCAAGGAGGCTCCGAAGGCGGCGGAGGCCCTGAGGCTCACCGCCCAGGACCTCCTTGGGCTCAAGGTGGTGGACCGGATCGTGCCCGAGCCCCAAGGCGGGGCGCACAAGGACCCGGAGAAGGCCATAGAGCACATCAAGGAGGCCCTTCTCGGCACGCTGGAGGAGCTTAAGGGGCTTTCTCCCGAGGCCCTTTACCAGGACCGCTACCGCCGTTTCCGGGCCCTGGGGGCCTTTTCCGAGGGTTAAGGTTCCTTGGCCCAGTTCCCTCGGAGTTTTCACATCTTTCCCCTAAATTGGCCTTGGAGGTGGTAAGGATATGCGCACGCTACTCTGGATGGCCCTGGCCCTAGGAGCGGCCCTGGCCCAGAAGATCACCCCGCAGGGCATCCTCATCAACCCGGTCCCCACGGACCTCCAGGTGAGGGTCTGGGTGGACAAGGACCCGGCCAAGAGGGGGGACGCCGTCTACCGCATCGGGGAGCCCATCTACATCTACGTGAACGTGAACCAGGACGCCTACGTCTACCTCTTCAACATCAACGCCGACGGCAAGATAGACCCCATCCTCCCCAACGCCTACGAGCGCAACAACCTCCTCAGGGCGGGCGAGACCCGGCGCTTCCCTCCCGAGGGGGCCAGGTACCGCTATACCATCACCGGCCCCGAGGGGGAGGACAAGATCCTGGCGGTGGCGAGCCGGCGTCCCCTTTCTCTGGGCGAGATCCTGGACGTGGAGGCCAACCGGGTAAGGGTGCAAGGGGCGGAGGGCCTGGCCCGGGCCCTTTCCATCGTGATCGAACCCCTCCCCGATAGGGACTGGGTGACGGACGTGGCCCGCTACTACGTGGGCCGGGTGGTTGCGCCTCCCCCCGTTGCGGCCGCGGTCTTGGTGGTGGACTCGCGGCCTTCAGGCGCCGAGGTCTACCTGGACGGCCGCCTGCAGGGGCGCACCCCCCTCAGCCTTTCCGTCACTCCCGGCCGGCACGAGGTGGAGCTTAGGCTTGCGGGCTACCGGTCGTACCGGGTGACGGTGAACCCCAAGCCCGGGGACCGGGTCCAGATCTTTGCCCAGCTGGTGGCCGAGGTCCAGGAGGGCACCCTCGTGGTGGATTCCTCGCCTCCCGGGGCCGAGGTCTACGTGGACGGGGGGCTCAAGGGCCGCACCCCCTTGCGCCTGTCCCTGAAGGAGGGCACCTACCAGGTGGAGCTCAGGCTTGCCGGGTACGAGCCCTACCGGGCTGCGGTGCGCGTGGGGGAGGGGGAGGAGACTCGGCTTTCGGTGAACCTCCGCCCCATCCGCACCGGGGAGCTGGTGGTGGAGACGAGGCCTGTGGGCGCCGAGGTCTACGTGGACGGCCGCCTGCAGGGCCGCACCCCCCTGCGGGTGAGCCTCGAGGCGGGGCGGCATGAGGTGCGGGTGGTGGCCCCTGGATACGGGGAGTACCGGGCCCAGGTGGAGGTGCGCCCCGGCGAGAGCGTCCGCCTAGCGGTGGAGCTGGTTCCCGTGCGCGTCACCTTGGAGCTGTACGTGAACGTGGAGGCCCGGGTCTTCCTGGACGGCCAGGAGGTGGGGATAGCCCGGGGCGGGTACCTCCGCCTCGAGGCCCCCTTGGGCGAGCACGAGCTCACCCTGGTGGCCCCGGGCTACCGTACCCTGGTGCAGACGGTGCGTCTAAGCGGCAACCAGGTCCTCCGCCTTACCCTGAGCCCGCTCTAAAGGGCGCTTCAGACCCTGCCCCGGCCCTTTGGGCCGGGGGGGCCTTTTTGGGTAGCATGGGGGGGTGGAGGCCATCGTCTTGGGAGGGGGCCAGGAGGCCTGGGCGGGCAGGTACGGGGTGAGGAGCAAGGCCTTGGTGCCCTACCAGGGGCGGCCCATGGCGGAATGGGTGCTGGAGGCCCTTAAGGGCGCCGGGCTCTCTGCGGTCTACGTGGGGGAAAACCCGGGGCTTTCCCCTCCGCCCAGGCTCACCCTTCCCGATCGGGGAAGCCTCCTGGACAACCTCGAGGCCGCCTTGGCCTACGTGGAGGGACGGGTGCTGGTGGCTACCGCCGACCTCCCCCACCTCACCCCGGAGGCGGTGCGCTTCATGCTGGAAAGGGCCCCGGAGGCGGCCTTGGTCTACCCCATCGTGCCCAAGGAGCGGGTGGAGGCCCGTTTTCCCGGGAACCGCCGCACCTACGCCCGCCTAAGGGAGGGCACCTTCACCGGGGGGAACCTCCTCCTCTTGGACAAGGCCCTCTTTTTCCAAGCCCTGCCCTTGGCCCGGCGGGCCGTGGCCCTCCGGAAAAACCCCCTGGCCCTGGCCCGGATGGTTGGCCTGGACATCCTCGTGAAGCTCCTTCTGGGCAGGCTTTCCCTCCTCGAGGTGGAGGCCCGGGCGAAGCGGATCCTGGGGGTGGAGGCCCGGGCCCTCATCACCCCCTACCCCGAGGTGGGGGTGGACGTGGACCGGGAGGAGGACCTGGTAAGCTAAGCCCATGCGCACGGTGAAGGAGCTCCGCCTGGCCGGGCTTTTCGCTTATCTGGCGGCTCTGGTGCTGGCCCTTCTCTTCTCCTTCGCGGTCCACCTCCTCCTCGGGGGTGGGGGGCGGCTCGGGTGGGGGAGCTTCAACTTCTACGGGCTCCTGGAGGGGCTGGCCTTTCTCCTGGTCTTCTCCTTTGCCCTGGCCCTGGCCGGCAGGGCGGTGCGCGTCCCCTGTCCCACCCTCCTCACCGCCGGGCTCTTGTGGCCCACCCCGGCCCGCCGCCTGGCCAAGCCCCTGCCCCGGGTGGAGGCCCTGGAGGCCTATGAGGGCCGTGGGGTGGCCCTCCTAGAGCAGGAAGGGCGGGCGGTGGGCCTCCTTGGCCTTTCCGACCGCATCCTGCCCCTAGAGGAGGTACCCAGCGTAGAGGCGGAGGTGGCGGTGAGCGAGCTCTATCCCCTTTTCCTCCGCCAGCCCCTCGTCCTGGTCACCCGGGGTGAGGAGGTGCTCGGGGCCATCTTCCGGGAGGCCTTCTTCCGCTACCTTGGGGTCT is part of the Thermus islandicus DSM 21543 genome and encodes:
- a CDS encoding NTP transferase domain-containing protein produces the protein MEAIVLGGGQEAWAGRYGVRSKALVPYQGRPMAEWVLEALKGAGLSAVYVGENPGLSPPPRLTLPDRGSLLDNLEAALAYVEGRVLVATADLPHLTPEAVRFMLERAPEAALVYPIVPKERVEARFPGNRRTYARLREGTFTGGNLLLLDKALFFQALPLARRAVALRKNPLALARMVGLDILVKLLLGRLSLLEVEARAKRILGVEARALITPYPEVGVDVDREEDLVS
- the accD gene encoding acetyl-CoA carboxylase, carboxyltransferase subunit beta, with product MALDRLFRRKRPSGENRDVPELWTKCEACGAQLYKKEFKENLYVCPRCGHHHRMPALERVEMLADPGTFQEITRLKPQDPLGFVDTKPYAERLKAYQAETGRSDAILGGRCAIGGVPAVLFVMDYAFAGGSMGSVVGEEIARGAERAAEEGRALVIVAASGGARMQEAALSLMQMAKTVMSLDLLWAKRLPYVSVLTDPTTGGVTASFAALADVIFAEPGALIGFAGPRVIRQTIRQELPEGFQRSEFLLAHGMVDRVTDRRKLKGELTQVLRHLHPGVPYAPGV
- a CDS encoding PEGA domain-containing protein, producing the protein MRTLLWMALALGAALAQKITPQGILINPVPTDLQVRVWVDKDPAKRGDAVYRIGEPIYIYVNVNQDAYVYLFNINADGKIDPILPNAYERNNLLRAGETRRFPPEGARYRYTITGPEGEDKILAVASRRPLSLGEILDVEANRVRVQGAEGLARALSIVIEPLPDRDWVTDVARYYVGRVVAPPPVAAAVLVVDSRPSGAEVYLDGRLQGRTPLSLSVTPGRHEVELRLAGYRSYRVTVNPKPGDRVQIFAQLVAEVQEGTLVVDSSPPGAEVYVDGGLKGRTPLRLSLKEGTYQVELRLAGYEPYRAAVRVGEGEETRLSVNLRPIRTGELVVETRPVGAEVYVDGRLQGRTPLRVSLEAGRHEVRVVAPGYGEYRAQVEVRPGESVRLAVELVPVRVTLELYVNVEARVFLDGQEVGIARGGYLRLEAPLGEHELTLVAPGYRTLVQTVRLSGNQVLRLTLSPL
- a CDS encoding bactofilin family protein → MVRMLRRRQGALTYLGPESEVLGDLRAKGQVRIDGAVRGSVFVEGELEIGPTGRVEGERVEAEAVQIHGEVRADLAAGRVALSKTARLTGTVRARVLEMEAGAIFVGQALAGESRALEAPKEA
- a CDS encoding acetyl-CoA carboxylase carboxyltransferase subunit alpha, with amino-acid sequence MPLEFEKPILELEKRIQELRETAKATGVDLGAEIRLLEERLERLKKETYENLTPWQRVQLARAPGRPTTLDVLEKAFQDFIELHGDRTFADDPAIVGGLAYLEGQKVVVVGHQKGRDTKENLRRNFGMPHPEGYRKAMRLMDLADRFGYPFLSFVDTPGAYPGVSAEERGQAWAIAQSLQRMSRLRVPTVALILGEGGSGGALAIAVANRVLIMENAWYSVISPESCAAILWRDAKEAPKAAEALRLTAQDLLGLKVVDRIVPEPQGGAHKDPEKAIEHIKEALLGTLEELKGLSPEALYQDRYRRFRALGAFSEG